The Amycolatopsis mongoliensis genome includes a window with the following:
- a CDS encoding SDR family NAD(P)-dependent oxidoreductase has product MTTYLITGAGGGLGALTARELAARGDRVVLAVRDPARVTPPPGDTEVRHLDLADLASVREFAAGWTGDLDVLVNNAGVMAVPYGKTTDGFETHMAVNHFGPFLLTTLLLPHLTGRVVTVSSNLARRAKLPLDDLNWEHRRYSPLGAYSQSKLANLLFTQELQRRLTESGSTVRAVAAHPGVARTGIDRNFGGVQALALKALYPVIAQKKAEYGALPILFAATEDVPGNAYVGPGGRNGGRPRLERRRDHGDARELWTISARLTRK; this is encoded by the coding sequence ATGACCACTTACCTCATCACCGGGGCCGGCGGCGGCCTCGGTGCCCTCACCGCCCGCGAACTCGCCGCCCGGGGTGACCGGGTCGTCCTCGCCGTGCGCGACCCCGCCCGCGTCACCCCGCCTCCCGGCGACACCGAGGTCCGGCACCTAGACCTCGCCGACCTGGCCTCGGTGCGCGAGTTCGCCGCCGGCTGGACCGGTGACCTCGACGTCCTGGTCAACAACGCCGGCGTCATGGCGGTGCCGTACGGGAAGACCACCGACGGCTTCGAGACGCACATGGCCGTCAACCACTTCGGCCCGTTCCTGCTGACGACCCTGCTGCTGCCCCACCTCACCGGTCGGGTCGTGACCGTATCGTCCAATCTGGCGCGCCGAGCAAAACTGCCGCTCGACGACCTGAACTGGGAGCACCGCCGCTACTCGCCGCTGGGTGCCTACAGCCAGTCGAAGCTGGCGAACCTGCTGTTCACCCAGGAGCTGCAGCGGCGGCTGACCGAGTCCGGGAGCACCGTCCGGGCCGTCGCAGCCCACCCGGGCGTCGCGCGGACCGGAATCGACCGGAACTTCGGGGGTGTGCAGGCCCTGGCGCTGAAGGCGCTCTACCCGGTCATCGCGCAGAAGAAGGCCGAGTACGGCGCGCTGCCCATCCTGTTCGCCGCGACGGAGGACGTCCCCGGCAACGCGTACGTCGGCCCGGGCGGCCGGAACGGCGGACGACCCCGGCTCGAACGACGCCGGGACCACGGGGACGCCCGGGAACTGTGGACGATCTCGGCCCGGCTCACTCGTAAGTGA
- a CDS encoding helix-turn-helix transcriptional regulator — protein sequence MNNISNIDRLWTVEDVSDYLGVPVKTLYQWKWRGEGPPVKKIGRHLRYDPAKLRAWVDAEAA from the coding sequence ATGAACAACATCAGCAACATCGATCGGCTCTGGACCGTCGAGGACGTCTCGGACTACCTCGGTGTCCCGGTGAAGACGCTCTACCAGTGGAAATGGCGCGGCGAGGGTCCGCCGGTCAAGAAGATCGGCCGGCACCTGCGCTATGACCCGGCCAAGCTGCGCGCCTGGGTCGACGCGGAGGCGGCCTGA
- a CDS encoding helix-turn-helix transcriptional regulator, whose product MDRAELADFLRRRRDALRPEDVGLPPGQRRRTSGLRREEVATLSGMSTDYYTRLEQQRGPRPSEQMLAAIARGLRLTLDERDHLFRLAGHTAPSRVSRADHVSPALMRVLDRLHDTPAQVMSNLGETLVQNRPAQALLGDETGHTGPARSAAYRWFTDPVEQQVYPPADRARHARFLVASLRAASGGDPRAAELARLLAAKSAEFAKLWEAHEVSVPFERRKTIVHPGFGEIALDCQLLHTDDFAQVLLVFTATPGTEDAEKLQLLSVVGPELS is encoded by the coding sequence GTGGACCGTGCCGAACTCGCCGACTTCCTGCGCCGCCGCCGCGACGCCCTGCGCCCGGAGGACGTCGGGCTGCCGCCCGGGCAGCGCCGGCGGACGTCCGGGCTGCGTCGCGAGGAGGTCGCGACGCTGTCGGGCATGTCCACCGATTACTACACGCGGCTGGAGCAGCAGCGCGGGCCGCGGCCGTCGGAGCAGATGCTGGCCGCGATCGCCCGCGGCCTGCGGCTGACGCTGGACGAGCGCGACCACCTGTTCCGGCTGGCCGGGCACACGGCGCCGTCCCGGGTGTCGCGCGCGGACCACGTCAGCCCGGCGCTGATGCGCGTGCTGGACCGGCTGCACGACACGCCCGCGCAGGTGATGTCGAACCTCGGCGAGACGCTGGTGCAGAACCGGCCGGCCCAGGCGCTGCTCGGGGACGAGACCGGCCACACCGGGCCCGCGCGCAGCGCCGCGTACCGCTGGTTCACCGACCCGGTGGAGCAGCAGGTCTACCCGCCGGCGGACCGCGCACGCCACGCCCGGTTCCTGGTAGCGAGCCTGCGGGCGGCTTCGGGCGGCGACCCCCGGGCGGCGGAGCTGGCGCGGCTGCTGGCGGCGAAGAGCGCGGAGTTCGCGAAGCTGTGGGAGGCGCACGAGGTCTCGGTGCCGTTCGAGCGGCGCAAGACGATCGTGCACCCGGGCTTCGGCGAGATCGCCCTCGACTGCCAGTTGCTCCACACCGACGACTTCGCCCAGGTGCTGCTGGTGTTCACCGCCACGCCCGGCACCGAGGACGCCGAGAAGCTGCAGCTGCTGTCGGTCGTCGGCCCGGAGCTGTCATGA
- a CDS encoding acyl-CoA dehydrogenase family protein: protein MGWGLSALTRLAGSKVVDRAGLRKPIESLVTAGTRNGFRVAGAATRSFKSVQKLGKPARLAPAGDTGLFDLTPSEDQQLIVETVTEFAAEQLRPAAADADAKLEAPEGLLTRAAELGISLVGIPEELGGVGTERSVVTNALVAEALAHGDLGLAVAVLAPSAVSTALVSWGDEQQQADYLPAFVGENVPAAALALQEQKALYDPFKPATKARRTPKGYQLDGVKSLVPRAAQAELFIVSADLEGRGPALFLVESSNAGVTIEAEPAMGLRGAATGKLHLEHVNLPAGALLGGGKLDVFTDLVRLSRLGWAALAAGTAKAVLDYVVPYVNERVAFGEPISHRQAVAFSVADIAIELEGLRLVTLRAAARAEQGKSYAREVALARKLAMDKGMQIGSAGVQLLGGHGFVKEHPVERWYRDLRAIGVMEGAVLL from the coding sequence ATGGGCTGGGGCCTTTCCGCGCTGACCCGGCTGGCCGGGAGCAAGGTCGTCGATCGGGCGGGGCTGCGCAAGCCCATCGAAAGCCTGGTCACCGCGGGGACGCGCAACGGCTTCCGCGTCGCCGGCGCGGCGACCCGGTCGTTCAAGTCGGTGCAGAAGCTGGGCAAGCCCGCCCGGCTCGCGCCGGCCGGCGACACCGGGCTGTTCGACCTCACCCCGAGCGAGGACCAGCAGCTCATCGTCGAAACCGTGACGGAGTTCGCCGCCGAGCAGCTGCGCCCGGCCGCCGCGGACGCCGACGCCAAGCTCGAGGCGCCCGAAGGCCTGCTGACCCGGGCCGCCGAGCTGGGCATCAGCCTGGTCGGCATCCCCGAGGAGCTCGGCGGCGTCGGCACCGAACGCTCGGTCGTCACCAACGCGCTCGTCGCGGAAGCGCTTGCACACGGCGACCTCGGCCTGGCCGTGGCCGTGCTCGCGCCGTCCGCGGTGAGCACCGCGCTGGTCAGCTGGGGCGACGAGCAGCAGCAGGCCGACTACCTGCCCGCGTTCGTCGGCGAGAACGTGCCCGCTGCGGCGCTGGCGCTGCAGGAGCAGAAAGCGCTCTACGACCCGTTCAAGCCCGCGACGAAGGCGCGTCGCACGCCGAAGGGCTACCAGCTCGACGGCGTGAAGTCGCTGGTCCCGCGCGCGGCACAGGCTGAGCTGTTCATCGTTTCGGCCGACCTCGAAGGCCGCGGGCCGGCGCTGTTCCTCGTCGAGTCGTCGAATGCCGGGGTGACCATCGAGGCCGAGCCGGCCATGGGCCTGCGCGGCGCCGCGACCGGCAAGCTGCACCTCGAACACGTCAACCTGCCCGCGGGCGCGCTGCTCGGCGGCGGCAAGCTCGACGTCTTCACCGATCTCGTCCGGCTGTCGCGGCTGGGCTGGGCGGCGCTGGCCGCCGGCACCGCGAAGGCCGTCCTCGACTACGTCGTGCCCTACGTCAACGAGCGGGTGGCGTTCGGCGAGCCGATCAGCCACCGGCAGGCAGTTGCGTTCTCCGTCGCGGACATCGCGATCGAGCTGGAGGGCCTGCGGCTGGTGACTCTGCGCGCCGCCGCGCGGGCCGAGCAGGGCAAGTCCTACGCCCGCGAAGTCGCGCTGGCCCGGAAGCTGGCCATGGACAAGGGCATGCAGATCGGCAGCGCGGGCGTGCAGCTGCTGGGCGGGCACGGCTTCGTGAAGGAGCACCCCGTCGAGCGCTGGTACCGCGACCTGCGCGCCATCGGCGTCATGGAAGGCGCCGTCCTTCTTTAG
- a CDS encoding acyl-CoA dehydrogenase family protein, which produces MINLEAPKKAGALINQAYQAAAEVFRPISRKYDRAEHTYPAELDMFAALLDGLNSSGEGGAGAAGVRRSKDEKEKGNRNGANLNVVLGTIEMCWGDVGLLLSMPRQGLGNAAIGSVATDEQLERFSGMWAAMAITEPGFGSDSAAVSTTARLDGDHYVLNGEKIFVTSGERADAVVVWATLDKSKGRAAIKSFVVEKGTPGFEVVRTEHKLGIRASDTAVLRFENCRVPKENLLGSPEIDTKKGFAGVMQTFDNTRPLVAAMAIGVARAALEETRRILTEAGVSIDYDRPANSQHAAAAEFLRLEADYESAYLLTLESAWMADNRKPNSLQASMAKAKAGRSVVEIALKCVELTGAYSEESLLEKWARDAKILDIFEGTQQIQQLIVARRILGKSSAELK; this is translated from the coding sequence ATGATTAACCTGGAAGCTCCCAAGAAGGCCGGCGCCCTGATCAACCAGGCGTACCAGGCCGCGGCCGAGGTGTTCCGGCCGATCTCGCGCAAGTACGACCGCGCCGAGCACACCTATCCGGCCGAGCTGGACATGTTCGCGGCGCTGCTGGACGGGCTCAACTCGTCCGGCGAGGGCGGCGCGGGCGCGGCGGGCGTCCGCCGGTCCAAGGACGAGAAGGAAAAGGGCAACCGCAACGGCGCCAACCTGAACGTCGTCCTCGGCACGATCGAGATGTGCTGGGGTGACGTCGGCCTGCTGCTGTCGATGCCGCGCCAAGGCCTCGGCAACGCGGCGATCGGCTCGGTCGCGACGGACGAGCAGCTGGAGCGCTTCTCCGGCATGTGGGCGGCGATGGCGATCACCGAGCCCGGCTTCGGCTCGGACTCCGCGGCGGTCAGCACGACCGCCCGCCTCGACGGCGACCACTACGTCCTCAACGGCGAGAAGATCTTCGTGACGTCGGGCGAGCGCGCGGACGCGGTGGTCGTGTGGGCGACGCTGGACAAGTCCAAGGGCCGCGCGGCGATCAAGTCGTTCGTGGTCGAAAAGGGCACGCCGGGCTTCGAAGTGGTGCGCACCGAGCACAAGCTGGGCATCCGCGCCTCCGACACGGCGGTGCTGCGCTTCGAGAACTGCCGCGTCCCGAAGGAGAACCTCCTGGGTTCGCCGGAGATCGACACCAAAAAGGGTTTCGCGGGCGTCATGCAGACGTTCGACAACACGCGTCCCCTGGTGGCGGCGATGGCGATCGGCGTCGCGCGGGCGGCTTTGGAGGAGACGCGTCGCATTCTCACCGAAGCGGGCGTTTCGATCGACTACGACCGGCCGGCGAACTCGCAGCACGCAGCCGCGGCGGAGTTCCTGCGCTTGGAAGCGGACTACGAGTCGGCGTACTTGCTGACGCTGGAATCCGCGTGGATGGCGGACAACCGCAAGCCGAACTCGCTGCAGGCGTCGATGGCGAAGGCCAAGGCGGGGCGGTCGGTGGTGGAGATCGCGCTGAAGTGCGTCGAACTCACCGGGGCTTACAGCGAAGAGTCTTTGCTCGAAAAATGGGCGCGGGACGCCAAAATTCTCGACATCTTCGAGGGGACGCAGCAGATTCAGCAGCTGATCGTGGCCCGCCGGATCCTCGGGAAGTCTTCGGCTGAGCTGAAGTAG
- a CDS encoding tyrosine-type recombinase/integrase, producing MGHIQDRWFRPARDAVTGKVILNARGKPVMERSELYGIGLRYKVRYLDPDNNERSKSFADKQKKRAEDFLIGVESDKREDKYIDPRASLTTFRQQAESWVKGQSPDPGTRSTILSRLESQIYPVFETKKVGQIKPSTIRDWVGSMEERKLSDNYQAVLFNTVSGVMDSAVDDRRIRENPCHAKTVRRPVASSPPIVVWPEERVQAVRAGLADQFKIAVPLGAGFGLRQGEILGFSPDDVDRTAMTVRICRQIKTVRGVMMFALPKRGKERTIPLSAAMLAEIDDHEDRFPSIAVTLPWQSADGDPVTARLLMTGEGGRLYSGDLFTKVAWHGAFRAAGVKYRGRADGMHALRHFYASTLLARAVSITELADYLGHADPGFTLRTYTHLVPSSHQRAREAVDAVFGRPALDDGLEAA from the coding sequence ATGGGGCACATCCAAGATCGGTGGTTTCGCCCCGCGCGGGATGCGGTGACCGGGAAGGTCATCCTCAACGCGCGGGGCAAGCCCGTCATGGAACGGTCCGAGCTGTACGGCATCGGTCTGCGGTACAAGGTTCGGTACCTCGACCCGGACAACAACGAACGCTCGAAGTCGTTCGCGGACAAGCAAAAGAAGCGCGCTGAGGACTTCCTCATCGGCGTCGAGTCCGACAAGCGCGAAGACAAGTACATCGATCCGCGGGCCTCATTGACGACCTTTCGGCAACAGGCGGAGAGCTGGGTAAAGGGCCAGTCTCCGGACCCGGGCACGCGGTCGACCATCCTCAGTCGGCTCGAAAGCCAGATCTACCCGGTCTTCGAGACCAAGAAGGTCGGGCAGATCAAACCATCGACCATTCGGGACTGGGTCGGCTCGATGGAAGAGAGGAAGCTGTCGGACAACTACCAGGCGGTCCTGTTCAACACCGTCTCCGGCGTGATGGATTCGGCCGTGGACGACCGTCGGATTCGTGAGAACCCGTGCCACGCGAAGACCGTGCGGCGGCCCGTCGCGAGTAGCCCGCCGATCGTCGTATGGCCGGAGGAACGTGTTCAGGCCGTGCGGGCGGGGCTCGCGGACCAGTTCAAGATCGCCGTTCCGCTCGGTGCTGGCTTCGGACTGCGGCAGGGTGAGATTCTGGGCTTCTCGCCGGATGACGTCGATCGGACGGCGATGACCGTGCGGATTTGTCGACAGATCAAGACGGTCAGGGGTGTGATGATGTTCGCGCTCCCCAAGCGGGGCAAGGAGCGGACCATCCCGCTGTCGGCTGCCATGCTGGCCGAGATCGACGACCACGAGGACCGGTTTCCGTCCATAGCCGTCACGCTGCCCTGGCAAAGCGCGGACGGTGACCCGGTGACGGCGCGGCTGCTGATGACCGGGGAAGGTGGCCGGCTGTACTCGGGGGACCTGTTCACGAAGGTCGCTTGGCACGGAGCGTTCCGGGCAGCTGGGGTCAAGTACCGAGGTCGCGCGGACGGGATGCACGCGCTCCGTCACTTCTACGCGTCGACGCTCCTGGCCCGTGCGGTGTCGATTACGGAGCTGGCCGACTACCTCGGACACGCGGACCCGGGCTTCACGCTCCGGACGTACACGCACCTCGTCCCGTCGAGCCACCAGCGGGCGCGGGAAGCCGTCGACGCGGTGTTCGGACGGCCTGCCCTCGATGACGGCCTGGAGGCGGCCTGA